A single region of the Streptomyces virginiae genome encodes:
- a CDS encoding subtilase-type protease inhibitor, which yields MRHRIAAASAATLLCLAGATGVAAAQPSSLYAPSALVFTVAQGDDATNSTVVRASTLSCAPTAVGTHPNPQAACAALNSTGGAFDRLLASPNPDRACPMHYAPVTVTADGVWKGSRVAWKYTFSNSCVMSATLNGNAVFSF from the coding sequence GTGCGTCACCGCATCGCAGCTGCCTCCGCCGCCACGCTCCTCTGTCTGGCCGGCGCCACCGGCGTGGCAGCCGCCCAGCCCTCCAGCCTGTACGCCCCGTCCGCCCTGGTGTTCACCGTCGCCCAGGGCGACGACGCCACCAACTCCACCGTCGTCCGGGCCTCCACCCTCAGCTGCGCCCCGACCGCCGTGGGCACCCACCCGAACCCGCAGGCCGCCTGCGCCGCCCTCAACTCCACGGGCGGAGCGTTCGACCGCCTGCTCGCCTCGCCGAACCCGGACCGCGCCTGCCCGATGCACTACGCCCCGGTCACCGTGACCGCCGACGGCGTGTGGAAGGGCAGCCGCGTCGCCTGGAAGTACACCTTCTCCAACAGCTGCGTGATGTCCGCGACCCTCAACGGGAACGCCGTCTTCTCCTTCTGA
- a CDS encoding alpha/beta hydrolase family protein: MKKIIRVLAAMTAGLALIAPGALATPAVAASTAVTAPGLELPVPTGGFAVGRDTLHLVDRGRKDPWVPTADRELLLSLYYPALARTGTPAPYLSTSEAKALLTDRGQLGKYVTPERLAATRTHARTQALPRPTAHRYPLIVLSPGFTMPRASLTTLAEDLAGRGYVVAAVDHAYESDGTVFPGGRLLTCKACEQVFPDGSLHRVSDGRARDIPFVLDRLTGPRAAWRYSWLIDPGHIGMAGHSIGGAAASATMAVDPRVDAGVNMDGTFFTPVPQAGLAGRPFLMLAGDPALLPPDFPDTSWEDNWPRLDGWKRWLTVTGAGHPGFTDWPVLGDQVGYPHPETPLSGTRSQQITRAYVGDFFDLHLRGKPAPRLDGPTAADPEVVFHRS, translated from the coding sequence ATGAAGAAGATCATCCGCGTACTGGCCGCGATGACGGCCGGTCTGGCCCTCATCGCGCCCGGCGCGCTCGCCACGCCGGCCGTGGCCGCGTCCACCGCGGTCACCGCCCCCGGACTCGAACTCCCCGTACCCACCGGCGGCTTCGCCGTGGGCCGCGACACCCTCCACCTCGTGGACCGCGGGCGCAAGGACCCCTGGGTGCCCACGGCCGACCGGGAATTACTCCTGTCGCTGTACTACCCGGCTCTCGCGCGCACCGGAACTCCCGCTCCGTACCTGAGCACTTCCGAGGCCAAGGCGCTGCTCACCGACCGGGGGCAGCTCGGCAAGTACGTGACCCCCGAACGTCTCGCGGCCACCCGGACCCACGCGCGGACGCAGGCGCTGCCCCGGCCCACGGCGCACCGCTACCCGCTGATCGTGCTCTCCCCCGGCTTCACCATGCCCCGCGCCTCGCTGACCACCCTGGCGGAGGACCTCGCCGGCCGCGGGTACGTGGTGGCGGCGGTGGACCACGCGTACGAGTCCGACGGCACCGTCTTCCCCGGCGGGCGGCTGCTCACGTGCAAGGCCTGCGAGCAGGTGTTCCCCGACGGGTCGCTGCACCGGGTCTCCGACGGCCGGGCCCGCGACATCCCGTTCGTCCTGGACCGGCTGACCGGTCCCCGCGCGGCGTGGCGGTACTCCTGGCTGATCGACCCCGGGCACATCGGCATGGCCGGGCATTCCATCGGCGGTGCGGCCGCGTCGGCCACCATGGCCGTGGACCCGCGCGTGGACGCCGGGGTCAACATGGACGGCACCTTCTTCACGCCCGTTCCCCAGGCTGGTCTCGCCGGGCGGCCCTTCCTGATGCTCGCCGGTGACCCGGCCCTGCTGCCGCCGGACTTCCCCGACACCTCCTGGGAGGACAACTGGCCCCGGCTGGACGGCTGGAAGCGCTGGCTGACCGTCACGGGGGCCGGGCATCCCGGCTTCACCGACTGGCCCGTACTGGGCGACCAGGTCGGCTACCCGCATCCGGAGACGCCGCTGTCGGGCACCCGCTCGCAGCAGATCACGCGGGCGTACGTCGGCGACTTCTTCGACCTGCACCTGCGCGGGAAGCCGGCGCCACGTCTGGACGGCCCGACCGCGGCCGACCCGGAGGTCGTGTTCCACCGCAGCTGA
- a CDS encoding helix-turn-helix transcriptional regulator: MRADRLVSLVLLLRRHGRLTADTLARELQVSTRTVLRDIEALSAAGVPVYAERGRHGGFSLLPGFRTELTGLNHDEALALLAAGSGRGEQAFGLGSALASALRKVVDALPESHRATASDAARRFLVEPETDLLSRRAVTDDIPGTTMIEVRRAVLAGHKLRIHYAATGRPPRWRTVDPIGLVTVRDRVYLLATRSGADRTYRLSRVLAAEELPDPAERPGRVDLDRIWQERCARFLSDDHITVLVRVDPARREDLLDTALAVRAEEPDPDGRLRLELTFQDSRHAEWALWQLGTDAEALAPQSLRTSLRDRAAAFAARYAEPS; encoded by the coding sequence ATGCGCGCCGACCGACTGGTCTCCCTGGTGCTGCTGCTCCGCCGGCACGGTCGGTTGACCGCCGACACGCTGGCCCGGGAGCTGCAGGTGTCCACCCGTACCGTGCTGCGCGACATCGAGGCACTGTCGGCGGCCGGCGTCCCGGTCTACGCCGAACGCGGCCGGCACGGCGGATTCTCGTTGTTGCCCGGCTTCCGGACCGAGCTGACCGGACTGAACCACGACGAGGCCCTCGCTCTGCTGGCGGCCGGATCGGGGCGCGGTGAGCAGGCGTTCGGCCTGGGCTCGGCCCTCGCCTCGGCCCTGCGCAAGGTGGTCGACGCGCTGCCCGAGAGCCACCGGGCCACCGCGAGCGACGCGGCCCGGCGGTTCCTGGTCGAGCCCGAGACCGACCTGCTGTCACGCCGCGCGGTCACCGACGACATACCCGGCACCACGATGATCGAGGTCCGGCGCGCGGTACTCGCCGGACACAAGCTCCGCATCCACTACGCGGCCACCGGCAGGCCACCGCGGTGGCGCACGGTGGACCCGATCGGACTGGTCACCGTACGCGACCGGGTGTACCTGCTGGCCACGCGATCCGGCGCGGACCGCACCTACCGGCTGTCGCGCGTGCTGGCCGCCGAGGAACTCCCCGACCCGGCCGAGCGACCCGGCCGCGTCGATCTGGACCGGATCTGGCAGGAACGCTGCGCGCGGTTCCTCAGCGACGACCACATCACCGTGCTGGTACGGGTGGACCCGGCACGGAGGGAGGACCTGCTGGACACCGCGCTGGCCGTCCGCGCCGAGGAGCCCGACCCGGACGGCCGACTGCGCCTGGAGCTGACCTTCCAGGATTCCCGACACGCCGAATGGGCACTGTGGCAACTCGGCACGGACGCGGAAGCCCTGGCCCCGCAGTCGCTGCGGACCTCCCTGCGCGACCGCGCCGCCGCGTTCGCCGCCCGCTACGCGGAGCCGTCCTGA
- a CDS encoding RidA family protein, whose translation MAVRRTAINPVAWSVELGFNQGELVSGQTRTLYVSGQTAMSDDGKPLHDGDMAAQLTRSIDNLEAVLDEAGMSLANLVRLNVYTTDVDLLFPHYGGLAARLGAAGVAPTTTMLGVTRLAIPGQLVELEGTAVA comes from the coding sequence GTGGCAGTACGGCGAACGGCGATCAACCCGGTGGCGTGGTCGGTGGAGTTGGGGTTCAACCAGGGTGAGCTCGTCTCCGGGCAGACACGGACCCTGTACGTCTCGGGGCAGACCGCGATGAGCGACGACGGCAAGCCGCTGCACGACGGCGACATGGCGGCGCAGTTGACGCGGAGCATCGACAACCTGGAGGCCGTCCTCGACGAGGCCGGTATGTCCCTCGCGAACCTCGTGCGGCTCAACGTGTACACGACCGACGTCGACCTGCTCTTCCCGCACTACGGCGGGCTGGCGGCGCGGTTGGGCGCCGCCGGGGTGGCCCCGACCACCACGATGCTCGGCGTGACACGGCTGGCGATCCCCGGCCAGCTGGTCGAGCTGGAGGGGACCGCCGTCGCCTGA
- a CDS encoding GNAT family N-acetyltransferase codes for MTEFGAAAWPPTPLRTARLVLRRSEARDREAFIELFASPEVGTYVGGARPRAELEGAAPAVPGRRPGFFVIEVDGAMIGMVTLDRRDPERPGHVRPEAGEVELGCMFLPRAWGHGYAAEACAAALDWFADALPDEPVVLCTQSANDRAMRLAAKLGFTEAERFEEFGAEQWFGVRAPVAPAG; via the coding sequence ATGACTGAATTCGGAGCTGCCGCCTGGCCCCCTACCCCGTTACGGACCGCACGGCTGGTTCTGCGCCGGTCCGAGGCGCGCGACCGTGAGGCGTTCATCGAACTGTTCGCATCGCCCGAGGTGGGCACCTACGTCGGCGGCGCACGACCACGTGCCGAGCTGGAAGGCGCGGCGCCGGCGGTGCCCGGGCGGCGCCCCGGCTTCTTCGTGATCGAGGTCGACGGAGCCATGATCGGCATGGTCACGCTCGACCGGCGCGACCCGGAACGCCCGGGGCATGTCCGCCCGGAGGCCGGAGAGGTCGAGCTCGGCTGCATGTTCCTGCCGCGGGCATGGGGACACGGGTACGCCGCCGAGGCGTGCGCGGCCGCACTCGACTGGTTCGCCGACGCGCTTCCGGACGAGCCGGTGGTCCTGTGCACCCAGAGCGCCAACGACCGCGCGATGCGCCTCGCGGCGAAGCTGGGATTCACCGAGGCGGAGAGGTTCGAGGAGTTCGGCGCCGAGCAGTGGTTCGGCGTGCGGGCCCCGGTGGCGCCGGCCGGCTGA
- a CDS encoding isochorismatase family protein, whose product MGPVTIDPYPMPTQDLVPRSVAPWSVDPDRAALLIHNMQNHLLRPFPRDRSPLVDLIGNIADLRRSARRLGLPVVFSTVPAGERPEQRGLAAEMETEPAAPDRDASITEELTPRRGEHVIANARHNAFLRSHLERILRTTGRDQLILCGVFAHSGVLLTAADAFMNDIQPFVVADAVADTSAEEHALALRWTAARGAVVRTTTILIDELEA is encoded by the coding sequence GTGGGCCCTGTGACCATCGACCCCTATCCCATGCCCACCCAGGACCTGGTGCCGCGCTCCGTGGCACCGTGGTCCGTCGACCCCGACCGGGCCGCCCTGCTGATACACAACATGCAGAACCATCTGCTGCGGCCCTTCCCCCGCGATCGCTCGCCCCTGGTGGACCTGATCGGCAACATCGCCGATCTGCGCAGGTCCGCACGGCGGCTGGGTCTCCCGGTCGTCTTCAGCACGGTACCGGCGGGCGAGCGTCCCGAACAGCGCGGCCTCGCGGCCGAGATGGAGACCGAGCCGGCGGCGCCGGACCGGGACGCGTCCATCACCGAGGAGCTGACCCCGCGCCGGGGCGAGCACGTGATCGCCAACGCGCGGCACAACGCCTTCCTGCGCAGCCACCTGGAGCGCATCCTGCGCACCACGGGACGGGACCAGTTGATCCTGTGCGGCGTGTTCGCCCACTCCGGCGTACTGCTCACCGCGGCGGACGCGTTCATGAACGACATCCAGCCATTCGTCGTGGCCGACGCGGTGGCGGACACCTCCGCGGAGGAGCACGCGCTCGCCCTGCGCTGGACGGCCGCACGGGGCGCCGTCGTACGCACCACCACGATCCTCATCGACGAACTGGAAGCCTGA
- the argB gene encoding acetylglutamate kinase codes for MSGPAAPRARTLIEALPWLERFQGRTVVVKFGGNAMVNEELKAAFAQDVVSLRYAGLRPVVVHGGGPQISAMLEQLALEVRFAAGLRVTTPAVMDIVRMVLAGQVQRDIVGLINRHGAFAVGMTGEDARTLSAVRRPALVDGAEVDIGLVGDIVHVDPDTVRGLLERGRIPVISPIARGAHDDNVYNINADLAAAALAEALDAEKLVMLTDVAGLYADWPHSTEIIDRLTVGELAELLPSMAGGMVPKMEGCLRAVRSGVRMAHVLDGRVPHALVLEVFADEHTGTTVVPDDPPAEERLLH; via the coding sequence GTGAGCGGACCGGCAGCGCCGCGGGCGCGCACACTCATCGAGGCCCTGCCCTGGCTGGAGCGGTTCCAAGGCCGCACGGTCGTGGTCAAGTTCGGCGGCAACGCCATGGTGAACGAGGAGCTCAAGGCGGCCTTCGCGCAGGACGTGGTCTCCCTGCGCTATGCGGGGCTCCGCCCGGTCGTCGTGCACGGCGGCGGCCCCCAGATCAGCGCGATGCTCGAACAGCTCGCGCTGGAGGTCCGGTTCGCCGCGGGACTGCGGGTGACGACCCCCGCGGTGATGGACATCGTCCGCATGGTGCTGGCCGGGCAGGTGCAGCGGGACATCGTCGGCCTGATCAACCGTCACGGGGCCTTCGCCGTGGGGATGACCGGCGAGGACGCCCGCACCCTGTCCGCCGTCCGGCGGCCGGCGCTGGTGGACGGCGCCGAGGTGGACATCGGCCTGGTGGGCGACATCGTGCACGTCGACCCGGACACCGTACGGGGATTGCTGGAGCGCGGCCGCATCCCGGTGATCTCCCCCATCGCCCGGGGAGCCCACGACGACAACGTCTACAACATCAACGCCGACCTCGCGGCCGCCGCCCTCGCCGAGGCGCTCGACGCCGAGAAACTCGTGATGCTCACCGATGTCGCCGGCCTCTACGCGGACTGGCCGCACAGTACGGAGATCATCGACCGGCTCACGGTCGGTGAGCTGGCGGAACTACTGCCTTCGATGGCGGGCGGCATGGTGCCCAAGATGGAGGGCTGCCTGCGCGCGGTGCGTTCCGGGGTACGGATGGCACACGTACTGGACGGCAGGGTTCCGCACGCCTTGGTCCTGGAGGTGTTCGCGGACGAGCACACGGGCACCACCGTGGTGCCCGACGACCCCCCGGCCGAGGAGCGCCTCCTCCACTGA
- a CDS encoding lysine N(6)-hydroxylase/L-ornithine N(5)-oxygenase family protein, translating to MSAPHASSTPGDALPDIRDLVGIGFGPANLALAIAIREHNDRRASGEALRASYIERQEDFGWHQGMLLEGATMQVSFLKDLVTMRNPGSPFSFLHYLQDRDRLADFINQKSFFPTRLEFHDYFRWCAASFDGLVDYATEAVEVRPAGPDGAVDQLDVITRPSSGTGPSRATRTRNLVLGTGLRARVPAGISTGPHIWHNRDLLHLAPRLTDRPHRRFVVVGAGQSAAETADHLHRTFPDSEVCAVFTRYGYSPADDSPFANRIFDPAAVDEFFRAPEEVKQQLIGYHANTNYAVVDGDLIEQLYRTVYQEKVAGTERLRILNTTALTAVEELPDGARAVVRSLTTGEILTLDCDAVVLATGYRPTEPAELLGDLAEECLTDGQGRLRVGRDHRVETTDRVRAGIYVQGAAAEHTHGISASLLSTLAVRSGEICDSLLLRVAEREVQAALATRAAAVADGVPAHRG from the coding sequence ATGTCCGCACCGCACGCGAGCTCCACACCCGGGGACGCTCTCCCGGACATCAGGGACCTGGTGGGCATCGGCTTCGGGCCGGCCAACCTGGCCCTGGCGATAGCGATCCGGGAGCACAACGACCGCCGCGCCTCCGGCGAGGCGCTCCGGGCCTCGTACATCGAGCGCCAGGAGGACTTCGGCTGGCACCAGGGCATGCTCCTCGAAGGAGCCACCATGCAGGTCTCCTTCCTGAAGGACCTGGTGACGATGCGCAATCCGGGAAGCCCCTTCAGCTTCCTGCACTACCTCCAGGACCGGGACCGGCTGGCCGACTTCATCAACCAGAAGTCCTTCTTCCCCACCCGCCTCGAATTCCACGACTACTTCCGCTGGTGCGCCGCCTCCTTCGACGGGCTGGTCGACTACGCCACCGAGGCCGTCGAGGTGCGCCCGGCGGGTCCGGACGGCGCCGTGGACCAGTTGGACGTCATCACCCGACCCAGCTCCGGCACCGGGCCGTCGCGCGCCACCCGCACCCGCAACCTCGTCCTCGGGACCGGGCTACGCGCCCGCGTCCCGGCCGGGATCAGCACCGGCCCGCACATCTGGCACAACCGCGACCTGCTGCACCTCGCGCCGCGTCTGACGGACCGTCCGCACCGTCGGTTCGTCGTCGTCGGCGCCGGCCAGTCCGCCGCCGAGACCGCGGACCACCTGCACCGCACCTTCCCGGACTCCGAGGTCTGCGCCGTGTTCACCCGGTACGGGTACAGCCCGGCCGACGACAGTCCGTTCGCCAACCGGATCTTCGACCCGGCCGCCGTCGACGAGTTCTTCCGAGCCCCGGAGGAGGTCAAGCAGCAGCTCATCGGATACCACGCGAACACCAACTACGCGGTGGTGGACGGCGATCTGATCGAGCAGCTGTACCGGACCGTCTACCAGGAGAAGGTCGCGGGCACCGAGCGGCTGCGCATCCTGAACACGACCGCCCTGACCGCCGTGGAGGAACTCCCCGACGGGGCGCGGGCGGTGGTGCGCTCCCTGACCACGGGAGAGATCCTCACCCTCGACTGCGACGCGGTCGTGCTGGCCACCGGCTACCGGCCCACCGAGCCGGCCGAGCTGCTCGGCGACCTGGCCGAGGAGTGCCTCACGGACGGGCAGGGCCGACTGCGCGTCGGCCGTGACCACCGGGTGGAGACCACCGACCGCGTGCGGGCCGGTATCTACGTCCAGGGCGCCGCCGCCGAGCACACCCACGGCATCAGCGCCTCCCTGCTGTCCACGCTGGCCGTGCGCTCGGGCGAGATCTGCGACTCCCTGCTGCTGCGCGTCGCCGAGCGCGAGGTGCAGGCCGCGCTGGCGACCAGGGCGGCGGCCGTCGCCGACGGCGTGCCCGCCCACCGGGGCTGA
- a CDS encoding condensation domain-containing protein, translating to MPRTDLPAAAGPPPGLTAAQAHVLAAQSADPSYAGHNVGQYIELVGPLDTAALDEAVLRTLDEAPWLRSRLMTRGGLPRLDTSAAADPVGAAVELVRGQLACPPRPELLTAPAGTGLAPDLTGALLVTVGPRRHLLVQYFHLLAVDGYGVALLSRRIAEVYTALVQSRAPGPTPFAPVSVLADADRAYTGSAAQAADRRYWTERYADRPAPVSPAGRVAPAQDTARRHTVRLGAPDSAAVRATARSARVTWAEVVLATTAVRVTAAVGAREAVLAVYAAARTAPGTLRVPATAVNLLPVRLPVRGADTFRSLLRAAAGELTLLRRHQRLRGEELAREVWPTYGGDRVPGPLVNLRPFETELDFGGIRGRVVSLASGPVDDLSVSAAAGSDGRLRLDFDANPALYEDVEPARFAHLFTEDLAALCRAPDVPVASLRASPVPH from the coding sequence GTGCCGCGCACCGATCTCCCGGCGGCGGCCGGGCCGCCGCCCGGACTCACGGCGGCGCAGGCGCACGTCCTGGCGGCGCAGAGCGCGGATCCCTCGTACGCCGGCCACAATGTGGGCCAGTACATCGAGCTCGTGGGTCCGCTCGACACGGCGGCGCTCGACGAGGCCGTGCTCCGTACCCTCGACGAGGCCCCCTGGCTCCGTTCGCGACTGATGACCCGGGGCGGCCTGCCGCGCCTGGACACCTCCGCGGCGGCCGACCCGGTGGGCGCCGCCGTCGAGCTGGTCCGGGGCCAGCTCGCCTGCCCACCCCGACCCGAACTGCTCACCGCCCCCGCGGGGACCGGCCTCGCACCCGACCTCACGGGCGCGCTGCTGGTCACGGTGGGCCCTCGACGCCACCTGCTGGTGCAGTACTTCCACCTGCTGGCGGTCGACGGGTACGGCGTGGCACTGCTGAGCCGGCGGATCGCCGAGGTCTACACGGCCCTGGTGCAGAGCCGCGCGCCCGGCCCGACCCCCTTCGCGCCGGTCTCCGTACTGGCCGACGCGGACCGCGCCTACACCGGCTCGGCGGCGCAGGCCGCGGACCGACGGTACTGGACGGAGCGGTACGCCGACCGCCCCGCTCCCGTGTCCCCCGCCGGGCGGGTGGCGCCGGCCCAGGACACCGCGCGGCGGCACACCGTGCGCCTGGGCGCGCCGGACAGCGCGGCCGTCCGCGCCACCGCCCGCTCCGCGCGCGTCACCTGGGCCGAGGTCGTGCTCGCCACGACCGCGGTGCGGGTGACCGCGGCCGTCGGCGCGCGCGAGGCGGTCCTCGCCGTGTACGCGGCGGCGCGGACCGCTCCGGGGACGCTACGGGTACCCGCGACGGCGGTGAACCTGCTGCCGGTGCGACTGCCGGTCCGGGGGGCGGACACCTTCCGGTCGCTGCTGCGCGCGGCGGCCGGCGAGTTGACCCTGCTCCGCCGTCACCAGCGGCTGCGCGGCGAGGAACTGGCGCGCGAGGTGTGGCCGACGTACGGGGGCGACCGCGTCCCCGGGCCGCTGGTCAACCTGCGGCCCTTCGAGACGGAGTTGGACTTCGGTGGCATCCGCGGCCGGGTCGTCAGCCTCGCCTCGGGCCCGGTCGACGACCTGTCGGTGTCCGCCGCGGCGGGATCCGACGGGCGGCTGCGCCTGGACTTCGACGCGAACCCGGCACTCTACGAGGATGTCGAACCCGCCCGGTTCGCCCACCTGTTCACCGAGGACCTGGCGGCGCTGTGCCGCGCCCCCGACGTACCGGTCGCCTCTCTGCGGGCGTCCCCCGTCCCCCACTGA
- a CDS encoding MbtH family protein, with amino-acid sequence MATNPFEDDDARYYVLVNAENQHSLWPAFAEVPAGWTVVHGEDSREGCAAYTETHWTDMRPASLVARS; translated from the coding sequence ATGGCCACCAACCCCTTCGAAGACGACGACGCCCGCTACTACGTGCTCGTGAACGCCGAGAACCAGCACTCGCTCTGGCCCGCCTTCGCGGAGGTGCCCGCGGGCTGGACCGTCGTGCACGGCGAGGACAGCCGGGAGGGCTGCGCCGCGTACACGGAGACGCACTGGACGGACATGCGGCCCGCGAGCCTGGTCGCCAGGAGCTGA
- a CDS encoding GNAT family N-acetyltransferase — protein sequence MTTAATPRPPQHGTDGLPPLVRRARLHDAPALHALSLAFIRSGALRPRSVDHYLAHAGEFLLATRRGRTSALGCLALGDEGDGVAVLYNFCVAQGNQGQGLGAALLRAALADARYRRVREVFTATTGGASFFRRHGFVSAGPGRAPAAWAAALDPARGSEVLSRRL from the coding sequence GTGACTACTGCCGCCACCCCCCGTCCCCCGCAGCACGGCACGGACGGCCTGCCGCCCCTGGTCCGTCGGGCTCGTCTGCACGACGCCCCCGCCCTGCACGCCCTCTCGCTGGCCTTCATCCGCTCCGGCGCCCTGCGACCCCGCAGCGTCGACCACTACCTCGCACACGCCGGGGAGTTCCTCCTCGCGACGCGTCGAGGCCGCACGTCGGCCCTGGGCTGCCTCGCCCTCGGTGACGAGGGGGACGGGGTCGCCGTGCTCTACAACTTCTGTGTGGCCCAGGGGAATCAGGGCCAGGGACTGGGCGCCGCGCTGCTGCGCGCCGCGCTCGCCGACGCCCGGTACCGCCGCGTACGAGAGGTCTTCACGGCGACCACCGGCGGCGCCTCCTTCTTCCGGCGGCACGGCTTCGTGTCGGCCGGCCCGGGGCGGGCGCCCGCGGCCTGGGCGGCGGCGCTGGACCCCGCTCGTGGCTCGGAGGTGCTCTCCCGGCGGCTGTGA
- a CDS encoding phosphopantetheine-binding protein — MSASPPFTLDRLVRDVADVLYTEPSDVSLEEDLIDQGLDSIRLMSLVEKWRAEGARISFVDLAERPTLRQWAELLTTAA; from the coding sequence ATGTCCGCTTCCCCGCCCTTCACGCTCGACCGGCTGGTCCGTGACGTCGCCGACGTGCTCTACACGGAGCCCTCCGACGTCTCCCTGGAGGAGGACCTCATCGACCAGGGCCTCGACTCGATCCGGCTCATGTCGCTCGTCGAGAAATGGCGGGCCGAAGGCGCCCGCATCAGCTTCGTGGACCTCGCCGAACGGCCGACCCTGCGCCAGTGGGCCGAGCTGCTCACCACCGCCGCCTGA
- the entS gene encoding enterobactin transporter EntS, whose amino-acid sequence MPLRDFVIDIEPLRTSRDFRAIFIARVVSLFGLGMATVALSAQVYGLTRSTFDVAVASMIMSITVLLGSLWGGVMADRTDRRKLIVCARGAAALAFAGLAVNAMLPDPTLWGIYVCVAWDGLATGVSVTALMAVAPTLVRPDQLPAAGALISLTGEIGSISAPFLGGVLLALWGPGPVFAFTAVTTAVTTLLISRIRPLPPVAHDEEDEEAGADTGSLLVAFKYAVRNRVVGGLLVLGGVMALFNLPVVLFPEMVDRQFHGGEVMLGLLYTAPAVGAVAVSATSGWLTRAARPGRLLILAAVTGGLSAVGFGLSGNIWLAFALLAVGGAAGTVYEILEYALVQHSTPDRLRGRIVSVITTQGTTGGVVGDVEVAALARWFSPGGAAVVNGAICAVAAVVVAIAVPGLRNATLPRDEREEEGEGDRRHDTGPGPDTAGLAPATPAA is encoded by the coding sequence GTGCCTCTGCGTGACTTCGTCATAGACATCGAACCCCTGCGCACCAGCCGGGACTTCCGCGCCATCTTCATCGCCCGCGTGGTGTCCCTGTTCGGCCTCGGCATGGCGACGGTGGCCCTCTCCGCCCAGGTGTACGGACTGACGCGCTCGACCTTCGACGTCGCCGTCGCCAGCATGATCATGAGCATCACGGTGCTCCTCGGATCGCTGTGGGGCGGCGTCATGGCCGACCGGACCGACCGCCGAAAGCTGATCGTGTGCGCCCGCGGCGCCGCCGCCCTCGCCTTCGCCGGCCTCGCCGTGAACGCGATGCTGCCGGACCCGACCCTGTGGGGCATCTACGTGTGCGTCGCCTGGGACGGCCTGGCCACGGGCGTCAGCGTGACGGCCCTGATGGCCGTCGCCCCGACGCTCGTGCGCCCCGACCAACTCCCCGCCGCGGGCGCCCTGATCTCCCTGACCGGTGAGATCGGCTCCATCAGCGCACCGTTCCTGGGTGGCGTGCTCCTCGCCCTGTGGGGGCCCGGCCCGGTCTTCGCCTTCACCGCCGTCACCACGGCCGTCACCACCCTCCTGATCTCCCGGATCCGGCCGCTGCCCCCGGTCGCGCACGACGAGGAGGACGAGGAGGCCGGCGCCGACACCGGATCGCTGCTGGTCGCCTTCAAGTACGCCGTGCGCAACCGCGTCGTGGGCGGCCTGCTCGTGCTCGGCGGCGTGATGGCCCTCTTCAACCTCCCGGTCGTGCTCTTCCCCGAGATGGTCGACCGGCAGTTCCACGGCGGCGAGGTCATGCTCGGCCTCCTCTACACCGCCCCCGCCGTCGGCGCGGTCGCCGTCTCCGCCACCAGCGGCTGGCTCACCCGGGCCGCCCGGCCCGGCCGGCTCCTGATCCTCGCGGCCGTCACCGGCGGTCTGTCCGCCGTCGGCTTCGGTCTCAGCGGCAACATCTGGCTCGCCTTCGCGCTGCTCGCCGTGGGCGGCGCCGCCGGCACGGTGTACGAGATCCTCGAGTACGCCCTCGTCCAGCACAGCACCCCGGACCGGCTGCGCGGCCGCATCGTCAGCGTCATCACCACGCAGGGCACCACCGGAGGCGTCGTCGGCGACGTCGAGGTCGCCGCCCTCGCCCGCTGGTTCAGCCCCGGCGGGGCGGCCGTCGTCAACGGTGCGATCTGCGCCGTGGCCGCCGTCGTCGTGGCGATCGCCGTACCCGGCCTGCGCAATGCCACCCTCCCCCGCGACGAGCGGGAAGAGGAGGGCGAGGGCGACCGGCGCCACGACACCGGCCCCGGACCGGACACCGCCGGCCTGGCGCCCGCGACCCCCGCCGCCTAG